A region from the Kribbella shirazensis genome encodes:
- a CDS encoding D-alanine--D-alanine ligase family protein, giving the protein MKVAVVMGGASPEHQVSLASGRGIAKAVEVLGHTAIPLVIDADGNWIDGQHEAIEILQACDVTIPALHGEGGEDGRLQGFLDQLQVPYVGSGVAASAVGLDKHLTKSVLTAHGIPVTPGVTLRGTDLTDTEAALQKLKLAGLDFPLFVKPANGGSSFGVTRATNLTTLLTAIADAAVLDPNVLVEREMAGREIDLAVLEFPDGRVETAPALEIHADPGQPFFNATAKYDSSATRFVVPAPLDPELALRLRRTAIEVFEVLGCAGLARVDFFVTSTGEAVVNEINTFPGFTPASQFPRMWAAAGLSYAEVVDTLIRTAVARG; this is encoded by the coding sequence CGCGGTCGTGATGGGTGGCGCGAGCCCGGAGCACCAGGTGTCGCTGGCCAGCGGCCGGGGGATCGCCAAGGCGGTCGAGGTGCTCGGCCATACGGCGATCCCGCTCGTCATCGATGCCGACGGCAACTGGATCGACGGGCAGCACGAGGCGATCGAGATCCTGCAGGCGTGCGACGTCACAATCCCCGCGTTGCACGGCGAGGGTGGCGAGGACGGCCGGTTGCAGGGATTCCTCGACCAGCTGCAGGTCCCGTACGTCGGCAGCGGGGTCGCCGCCAGCGCGGTCGGGTTGGACAAGCACCTGACCAAGTCGGTGCTGACGGCGCACGGCATTCCCGTCACGCCGGGCGTCACGCTGCGCGGCACCGACCTGACCGACACCGAAGCAGCGCTGCAGAAACTGAAGCTGGCCGGGCTCGACTTCCCGCTGTTCGTGAAGCCGGCGAACGGCGGGTCGAGCTTCGGCGTGACGCGCGCGACGAACCTGACGACGCTGCTGACCGCGATCGCCGACGCCGCCGTCCTCGATCCGAACGTCCTGGTGGAGCGTGAGATGGCGGGCCGCGAGATCGACCTCGCGGTGCTGGAGTTCCCCGACGGGCGGGTGGAGACAGCGCCGGCGCTGGAGATCCATGCCGATCCGGGGCAGCCGTTCTTCAACGCGACCGCGAAGTACGACAGCAGCGCGACGCGGTTCGTCGTACCGGCGCCGCTCGATCCCGAGTTGGCCCTGCGGTTGCGTCGTACGGCGATCGAGGTCTTCGAGGTCCTCGGCTGCGCCGGGCTGGCGCGGGTCGACTTCTTCGTGACATCCACGGGCGAGGCGGTGGTCAACGAGATCAACACGTTCCCCGGATTCACGCCGGCGTCGCAGTTCCCGCGGATGTGGGCGGCGGCCGGTCTCTCGTACGCCGAGGTTGTCGACACGCTGATCCGCACGGCGGTGGCGCGCGGATGA
- a CDS encoding NAD(P)H-dependent oxidoreductase subunit E → MTSEVVAAAPVPVPGRAQRVREIAEELRGLRGALIPILHAVQEEFGYVDQPDVAVIADVLNLAVAEVHGVVTFYKDFRRTAAGRTTVAICQAEACRAVGAVELADHAQRTVGCGFGETTYDGRVSIEEIYCFGNCALGPTVQVAGTLHGRVTPARLDALLGDAR, encoded by the coding sequence ATGACGAGTGAGGTCGTGGCCGCCGCCCCCGTCCCGGTTCCCGGGCGTGCCCAACGAGTGCGAGAGATCGCGGAGGAGCTCCGCGGTCTGCGCGGTGCGCTGATACCGATCCTCCACGCGGTACAGGAGGAGTTCGGGTACGTCGACCAGCCGGATGTCGCGGTGATCGCCGACGTACTGAACCTCGCGGTCGCCGAGGTGCACGGCGTCGTCACGTTCTACAAGGACTTCCGGCGTACGGCGGCCGGCCGCACCACCGTCGCGATCTGCCAGGCCGAGGCGTGCCGCGCGGTCGGCGCGGTCGAGCTCGCGGATCACGCCCAACGCACCGTCGGCTGCGGCTTCGGCGAGACGACGTACGACGGCCGCGTCAGTATCGAAGAGATCTACTGCTTCGGCAACTGTGCCCTCGGACCCACCGTGCAGGTGGCCGGCACGCTCCACGGGCGAGTGACCCCTGCCCGCCTCGACGCCTTGCTGGGGGATGCACGATGA
- a CDS encoding formate dehydrogenase beta subunit, producing the protein MTQPGRTPEPAAAAAPSVRVFVPRDSAARSVGADEVAERIAALDGNTAVVRTGSRGMLWLEPLVEVETAHGRVGYGPVAPEDVDGLVAAGMLDGAAVGPHLGPVEELPWMKRQQRLTFQRVGVVDPLSTADYLEHGGIAGLRAALAMTAGDVVETVVDSGLRGRGGAGFPTGIKWRTVLNADADLKFVCCNADEGDSGTYADRMLIEGDPFTLIEGMTIAAYAVGAAEGYVYLRSEYPDAVATLQAAIELARAEGWLGPDILGSGFGFDLHVRVGAGAYICGEETSMLESLEGKRGMVRAKPPIPALEGLFGRPTVVNNVLSLATVPTIVANGAAAYAAYGTGRSLGTSVFQLGGNVARGGIVETAFGITLGELVNDFGGGTSSGRPVRAVQVGGPLGAYLPVEQFDLPMDYEAFAAAGAMVGHGGIVVFDETVDMAAMARFAFEFCAAESCGKCTPCRVGAVRGVETIDRIVAGTDRTQNLVLLEDLCELMTDGSLCAMGGLTPMPVRSAVRHFGEDFHA; encoded by the coding sequence ATGACACAGCCTGGCCGCACACCTGAGCCCGCCGCCGCGGCGGCTCCTTCCGTGCGCGTCTTCGTTCCGCGGGATTCCGCAGCCCGCTCCGTCGGGGCCGACGAGGTCGCCGAGCGCATCGCAGCTCTTGACGGCAACACCGCGGTGGTGCGCACCGGGTCGCGCGGGATGTTGTGGCTGGAACCGCTCGTCGAGGTGGAGACCGCCCACGGCCGCGTCGGGTACGGGCCGGTGGCTCCCGAGGACGTGGACGGGTTGGTGGCCGCCGGGATGCTCGACGGCGCGGCGGTCGGACCGCATCTCGGACCGGTCGAGGAGCTGCCGTGGATGAAGCGGCAGCAGCGGTTGACCTTCCAGCGGGTGGGTGTGGTTGATCCGCTGTCGACCGCGGACTACCTGGAGCACGGCGGGATCGCGGGGCTGCGAGCCGCGCTCGCGATGACGGCGGGCGACGTGGTCGAGACCGTCGTCGACTCGGGCCTGCGCGGGCGTGGCGGGGCGGGGTTCCCGACCGGGATCAAGTGGCGGACGGTGCTGAACGCCGACGCCGACCTGAAGTTCGTGTGCTGCAACGCGGACGAGGGCGATTCGGGTACCTACGCCGACCGCATGCTGATCGAGGGCGATCCGTTCACCCTGATCGAGGGGATGACGATCGCGGCGTACGCCGTCGGCGCCGCGGAAGGGTACGTCTATCTGCGATCGGAGTACCCGGACGCCGTCGCGACGCTGCAGGCGGCGATCGAGTTGGCGCGGGCGGAGGGCTGGTTGGGGCCGGACATTCTCGGCTCAGGGTTCGGCTTCGACCTGCACGTCCGCGTCGGCGCCGGGGCGTACATCTGCGGTGAAGAGACCTCGATGCTGGAGAGCCTGGAGGGCAAGCGCGGCATGGTTCGCGCGAAGCCGCCGATCCCTGCCCTGGAAGGTCTTTTCGGCCGTCCGACCGTCGTCAACAATGTGTTGTCATTGGCAACGGTCCCGACCATTGTGGCGAACGGCGCGGCGGCGTACGCGGCGTACGGGACCGGGCGGTCGCTCGGCACCAGCGTCTTCCAGCTCGGCGGGAACGTCGCCCGCGGCGGCATCGTCGAGACCGCGTTCGGCATCACGCTCGGCGAGCTGGTGAACGACTTCGGCGGCGGTACGTCGTCGGGGCGGCCGGTGCGGGCCGTTCAGGTGGGCGGCCCGCTCGGCGCTTATCTTCCGGTCGAGCAGTTCGACCTGCCGATGGACTACGAGGCGTTCGCGGCGGCCGGCGCGATGGTCGGGCACGGCGGGATCGTGGTGTTCGACGAGACCGTGGACATGGCGGCGATGGCGCGGTTCGCGTTCGAGTTCTGCGCGGCCGAGTCGTGCGGCAAGTGCACGCCGTGCCGGGTCGGCGCGGTCCGCGGCGTCGAGACCATCGACCGCATCGTCGCGGGCACCGACCGCACACAGAACCTGGTCCTCCTCGAGGACCTGTGTGAGCTGATGACCGACGGTTCGCTCTGTGCCATGGGCGGCCTCACTCCGATGCCAGTCCGCAGTGCCGTCCGCCATTTCGGAGAGGACTTCCACGCATGA
- the fdhF gene encoding formate dehydrogenase subunit alpha codes for MTLLKEPDFGTPARPGEATIELTVDGVPVKVPPGTSVMRAAKQAGVDVPKLCATDNLEAFGSCRLCVVEIDGVRGTPASCTTPVADGMVVRTQNERLGKLRRGVMELYISDHPLDCLTCSANGDCELQDMAGVTGLREVRYGSGVEAGANHMDLPTDSSNPYFDFEASKCIACSRCVRACDEVQGTLALTIEGRGFDSKVAAGAGVSFFDSDCVSCGACVQACPTATLQEKSVVELGMPTRTVLTTCAYCGVGCSFKAELRGDELVRMVPYKNGGANEGHSCVKGRFAFGYASHPDRVLEPMVRNTISEPWRKVSWEEAISFTARRLREIQAAHGQGSIGAITSSRTTNEEVYAVQKMVRAVFGNNNVDTCARVCHSPTGYGLKQTFGESAGTQDFRSVDESDVILLIGSNPTDAHPVFGSRMKQRIRQGAKLIVVDPRRIDLVRTPHVEAAYHLELRPGTNVAIVNALAHVVVTEGLVDRKFVASRCEDFAAWETFIAQPEHSPEAVSEISGVPAETIREAARLYATGGNAAIYYGLGVTEHSQGSTMVMGMANLAMATGNIGRPGVGVNPMRGQNNVQGSCDMGSFPHELPGYRHVSDDDVRSIYEHLWGTPILNEPGLRIPNMFDAAIDGSFRALFVQGEDIAQSDPNTQHVFAALGALDLLVVQDLFVNETAKFAHVLLPGTSFLEKDGTFTNAERRINRVRPIMAPRTGKQEWEIVCEIAQAMGYPMHYDSAAQIMDEIAMTTPTFMGVSFQKLDELGSIQWPCNVEHPEGTPIMHEDEFTRGKGRFMETVYVPTSERSTRRFPLILTTGRILSQYNVGAQTRRTANVAWHAEDVLEIHPHDAEVRGVSDGDLVALSSRVGRTELRATISDRMPVGVCYTTFHHPVSGANVVTTDNSDWATNCPEYKVTAVQVDLVPETVSADSALEPVVAGGNR; via the coding sequence ATGACGCTGTTAAAAGAGCCTGACTTCGGTACTCCGGCCCGCCCCGGCGAGGCCACGATCGAGCTGACCGTCGACGGGGTCCCGGTGAAGGTCCCACCCGGTACGTCGGTGATGCGGGCGGCAAAGCAGGCGGGGGTCGACGTTCCGAAACTGTGCGCGACCGACAACCTGGAAGCGTTCGGGTCGTGCCGGTTGTGTGTGGTCGAGATCGACGGCGTGCGCGGCACTCCGGCCTCCTGTACGACGCCGGTCGCGGACGGCATGGTGGTGCGGACGCAGAACGAGCGGCTCGGGAAACTCCGCCGCGGTGTCATGGAGCTGTACATCTCCGACCACCCGCTCGACTGCCTGACCTGCTCCGCCAACGGCGACTGCGAACTGCAGGACATGGCCGGCGTCACCGGGCTGCGCGAGGTCCGCTACGGATCCGGTGTCGAGGCCGGCGCGAACCACATGGACCTGCCGACCGACTCCTCCAACCCGTACTTCGACTTCGAGGCGTCCAAGTGCATCGCGTGCTCGCGGTGCGTGCGCGCGTGTGACGAAGTACAGGGAACGCTGGCGTTGACGATCGAGGGGCGTGGGTTCGACTCGAAGGTCGCCGCCGGTGCCGGGGTGTCGTTCTTCGACTCCGACTGCGTGTCGTGCGGCGCGTGTGTGCAGGCGTGCCCGACCGCGACGCTGCAGGAGAAGTCGGTGGTCGAGCTCGGGATGCCGACACGGACCGTGCTGACCACGTGTGCGTACTGCGGTGTCGGGTGCTCGTTCAAGGCCGAACTGCGTGGTGACGAACTGGTCCGGATGGTCCCGTACAAGAACGGCGGGGCAAACGAGGGGCACTCGTGTGTGAAGGGCCGGTTCGCCTTCGGGTACGCGAGCCACCCGGACCGGGTGCTCGAGCCGATGGTCCGGAACACGATTTCGGAACCGTGGCGGAAAGTTTCCTGGGAGGAGGCGATCTCGTTCACCGCGCGCCGGCTGCGCGAGATCCAGGCGGCCCACGGGCAGGGCTCGATCGGCGCGATCACGTCCTCGCGGACCACGAACGAGGAGGTGTACGCGGTCCAGAAGATGGTCCGCGCCGTGTTCGGGAACAACAACGTCGACACCTGCGCCCGGGTCTGCCACTCGCCGACCGGGTACGGGCTCAAGCAGACCTTCGGGGAATCCGCCGGAACGCAGGATTTCCGTTCCGTCGACGAGTCCGACGTGATCCTGCTGATCGGGTCGAACCCGACCGACGCGCACCCGGTGTTCGGGTCCCGGATGAAGCAGCGGATCCGGCAGGGCGCCAAGCTGATCGTGGTCGACCCGCGGCGGATCGACCTGGTCCGGACGCCGCACGTCGAGGCGGCGTACCACCTCGAGCTGCGGCCGGGCACGAACGTCGCGATCGTCAACGCGCTCGCGCACGTGGTGGTGACCGAGGGCCTGGTGGACCGGAAGTTCGTCGCGAGCCGGTGTGAGGACTTCGCGGCCTGGGAAACGTTCATCGCGCAGCCGGAACACAGTCCGGAAGCAGTTTCCGAAATTTCCGGAGTACCGGCGGAAACGATCCGTGAAGCCGCCCGGCTGTACGCAACCGGCGGGAACGCCGCGATCTACTACGGCCTCGGCGTCACCGAGCACAGCCAGGGCTCCACGATGGTGATGGGCATGGCCAACCTCGCGATGGCGACCGGAAACATCGGCCGGCCGGGCGTCGGCGTCAACCCGATGCGCGGCCAGAACAACGTGCAGGGCTCGTGCGACATGGGCTCGTTCCCGCACGAGCTGCCCGGGTACCGGCACGTGTCGGACGACGACGTCCGCTCGATCTACGAGCACCTCTGGGGTACGCCGATCCTCAACGAGCCCGGCCTGCGGATCCCGAACATGTTCGACGCGGCGATCGACGGATCGTTCAGGGCGTTGTTCGTGCAGGGCGAGGACATCGCACAGTCCGACCCGAACACGCAGCACGTCTTCGCGGCACTCGGTGCGCTGGACCTGCTGGTCGTCCAGGACCTGTTCGTCAACGAGACCGCGAAGTTCGCCCACGTGCTGCTACCGGGGACGTCGTTCCTGGAGAAGGACGGCACGTTCACGAACGCGGAACGCCGGATCAATCGGGTCCGGCCGATCATGGCGCCGCGGACCGGGAAGCAGGAGTGGGAGATCGTCTGCGAGATCGCGCAGGCGATGGGGTACCCGATGCACTACGACTCGGCGGCGCAGATCATGGACGAGATCGCGATGACGACGCCGACGTTCATGGGCGTCTCGTTCCAGAAGCTCGACGAGCTGGGGTCGATCCAGTGGCCGTGCAATGTCGAGCATCCGGAAGGTACGCCGATCATGCACGAGGACGAGTTCACCCGCGGCAAGGGGCGGTTCATGGAGACCGTCTACGTGCCGACGTCGGAGCGGTCGACGCGCCGGTTCCCGCTGATCCTCACGACCGGGCGGATCCTTTCGCAGTACAACGTCGGGGCACAGACCCGACGGACGGCGAACGTGGCCTGGCATGCCGAGGACGTGCTGGAGATCCATCCGCACGACGCGGAGGTGCGTGGGGTGTCGGACGGTGACCTGGTCGCGCTGTCGAGCCGGGTCGGGCGGACGGAGCTGCGCGCGACGATCTCCGACCGGATGCCGGTCGGGGTCTGCTACACCACGTTCCACCATCCGGTGAGCGGCGCGAACGTCGTCACCACGGACAACTCCGACTGGGCCACCAACTGCCCCGAGTACAAGGTCACCGCGGTCCAGGTCGACCTGGTTCCGGAAACGGTTTCCGCCGATTCCGCGCTGGAGCCTGTCGTTGCTGGAGGCAATCGATGA
- a CDS encoding formate dehydrogenase subunit delta has product MSAGVPPYVRLANEIAAQFAHRSPADAATAIATHMKAVWDPRMKRALIDHVESGATDLDPAAALAARQLQASS; this is encoded by the coding sequence ATGAGTGCCGGCGTGCCGCCCTACGTGCGGTTGGCGAACGAGATCGCGGCCCAGTTCGCCCACCGCTCGCCCGCGGACGCCGCCACCGCGATCGCCACCCACATGAAGGCCGTCTGGGACCCGCGGATGAAGCGGGCCCTGATCGACCACGTCGAGTCCGGTGCAACGGACCTCGATCCCGCCGCCGCGCTGGCCGCCCGTCAGCTCCAGGCTTCCTCGTGA
- a CDS encoding molybdopterin-binding protein: MEDGPGRTPDDGRGVRRRADLEPAVPRRDALPWDVARALAHAAARPGTVVRRRLDEADGCVLATPLVSPVAVPPVDRAAMDGYAVRGDGPWRVIGHVAAGAVEARELEDGQATGIVTGAAVPAGATSVMRSEDAVLTGDLLEGPAEHGRHIRRAGEECEPGDHLLPAGVIVDPAVLGLAATVGLNSLVVIPPPTVAALVTGDELVHRGPSSPGRTRDAIGPMLPGLTARAGAKAAGAVTHLPDSRERLVQALRETRADLLLVSGSSASGPADHLRPALSELGAEMIVDGVACRPGHPQALAVLPDGRLVLGLPGNPFAAFVAFLTLGVAAITRLRGLPLPELHQIAVPGGIPCHPSSTRLVPIRLTPQGAVPVGHGGSAMLRGPAIADALAVVAPGPSEAIAARLLPLDPGARPWAG, from the coding sequence GTGGAGGACGGGCCCGGGCGGACACCGGATGACGGCCGTGGCGTGCGACGCCGCGCCGATCTTGAACCCGCGGTACCGCGGCGGGATGCGCTGCCGTGGGATGTCGCGCGGGCGCTGGCGCATGCGGCGGCACGGCCCGGGACAGTGGTCCGGCGCCGGTTGGACGAGGCCGACGGGTGCGTGCTGGCGACGCCGTTGGTGTCACCGGTCGCGGTGCCGCCGGTGGATCGCGCGGCGATGGACGGGTACGCCGTCCGCGGAGACGGACCGTGGCGGGTGATCGGGCACGTCGCTGCCGGCGCCGTGGAGGCCCGCGAACTCGAGGACGGTCAGGCGACCGGCATCGTGACCGGCGCGGCCGTGCCGGCCGGGGCGACGTCGGTGATGCGCTCGGAGGACGCGGTGCTCACCGGCGACCTGTTGGAAGGTCCGGCCGAGCACGGGCGGCACATCCGGCGCGCGGGCGAGGAGTGCGAACCCGGGGACCACCTGCTCCCGGCCGGAGTGATCGTCGATCCGGCAGTCCTGGGCCTGGCCGCGACCGTCGGACTCAACAGCCTGGTCGTCATTCCCCCGCCAACAGTCGCCGCCTTGGTCACCGGCGACGAGCTGGTTCACCGCGGTCCGTCGTCTCCAGGCCGCACCCGCGACGCCATCGGCCCCATGCTCCCAGGCCTGACAGCCAGAGCGGGCGCCAAGGCGGCCGGCGCGGTTACACACCTCCCGGACTCTCGGGAGCGGCTGGTTCAGGCTCTGCGGGAGACTCGGGCTGATCTGCTTCTCGTATCCGGCTCATCTGCCTCCGGGCCGGCTGATCATCTTCGGCCGGCGCTTTCCGAGTTGGGTGCGGAGATGATCGTCGACGGGGTCGCCTGCCGGCCCGGTCACCCGCAGGCGCTCGCCGTGCTGCCGGACGGGCGGCTTGTGCTCGGTCTCCCCGGCAACCCGTTCGCCGCGTTCGTCGCCTTCCTGACACTCGGCGTCGCGGCCATCACCCGCCTGCGCGGCCTCCCGCTCCCAGAGCTCCACCAGATCGCGGTCCCCGGCGGCATCCCCTGCCACCCGTCGAGTACCCGCCTCGTCCCGATCCGCCTCACCCCGCAAGGCGCCGTACCCGTCGGCCACGGCGGTTCCGCCATGCTCCGAGGCCCCGCGATCGCCGACGCCCTCGCCGTCGTCGCCCCGGGCCCCTCCGAAGCCATCGCCGCCCGCCTCCTGCCGCTCGATCCCGGAGCCCGCCCATGGGCCGGCTGA
- the fdhD gene encoding formate dehydrogenase accessory sulfurtransferase FdhD — MGRLIARRPVVRLTPAGERQRPDSIAVEEPLELRVDGKPLAVTMRTPGHDVELAHGFLHTEGVIGGPDDIRDARYCDSRDDEGRNTYNVLDLGLAPGVPAPVTGVERNFYTTSSCGVCGKASLDAVRTKTRHSPAEDDVRIRYDVLATLPDALRARQQVFDRTGGLHAAGLFTPSGDLLVVREDVGRHNAVDKVVGWALLNGHIPARGLVLIVSGRTSFELAQKAVMAGIPVLGAVSAPSSLAIDLATESGLTLAGFIRNGSLNLYSRPERVNVESAEVRTTSGA; from the coding sequence ATGGGCCGGCTGATCGCCCGCCGCCCCGTCGTCCGGCTGACGCCCGCCGGCGAGCGTCAGCGCCCCGACTCGATCGCGGTGGAAGAGCCCCTGGAACTCCGCGTCGACGGCAAGCCGCTCGCCGTGACGATGCGAACCCCCGGGCACGACGTCGAGCTCGCCCACGGCTTCCTGCACACCGAAGGCGTGATCGGCGGCCCCGACGACATCCGCGACGCGAGGTACTGCGACTCGCGCGACGACGAGGGCCGCAACACCTACAACGTCCTCGATCTCGGCCTCGCGCCCGGCGTACCCGCCCCGGTCACCGGCGTCGAACGCAACTTCTACACCACCTCGTCCTGCGGCGTCTGCGGCAAAGCGTCCCTCGACGCCGTCCGCACCAAAACGCGCCACTCCCCCGCGGAGGACGACGTCAGGATCAGGTACGACGTACTCGCAACCCTTCCCGACGCCCTCCGGGCCCGCCAACAGGTCTTCGACCGCACCGGCGGACTGCACGCGGCCGGCCTGTTCACCCCCTCGGGCGACCTCCTCGTCGTACGCGAGGACGTCGGCCGCCACAACGCCGTCGACAAGGTCGTCGGCTGGGCCCTGCTCAACGGCCACATCCCCGCCCGCGGCCTGGTCCTGATCGTCTCCGGCCGGACGTCGTTCGAGCTCGCCCAGAAGGCAGTGATGGCCGGCATCCCGGTTCTCGGTGCGGTCTCGGCGCCGAGTTCGCTCGCCATCGACCTCGCGACGGAGTCGGGTCTGACGCTCGCCGGCTTCATCCGCAACGGCAGCCTGAACCTCTACAGCCGCCCCGAACGGGTAAATGTCGAGTCCGCTGAGGTGCGTACGACGTCCGGGGCATGA
- a CDS encoding SRPBCC family protein: MNDYGVTGATTGIEVLLKLPIHTVWSGITAIQRYGEWSPECIYGAWLEENATFEARNRFPNGLETYVTCTVTVLEEPTRFGWDVYGGEDVPLAHWEYELEDRGPETLVRQSFTHGPGDSGLRMGVLKYPDRATEIIRGRLDELAANMRTTLAAMEEALRRSGGLAGRL, translated from the coding sequence ATGAACGACTACGGAGTGACCGGTGCGACCACCGGCATCGAAGTACTGCTCAAGCTGCCGATCCACACCGTCTGGTCCGGCATCACCGCGATCCAGAGGTACGGCGAGTGGAGCCCGGAGTGCATCTACGGCGCCTGGCTCGAGGAAAACGCTACCTTCGAGGCCCGAAACCGTTTTCCGAACGGCCTGGAAACGTATGTGACCTGCACGGTCACCGTGCTCGAGGAACCGACACGCTTCGGCTGGGACGTGTACGGCGGGGAGGACGTCCCGCTCGCGCACTGGGAATACGAACTGGAGGATCGCGGCCCCGAGACGCTCGTGCGTCAGAGCTTCACACACGGCCCGGGCGACAGCGGCCTGCGGATGGGCGTCCTCAAGTACCCGGACCGCGCCACGGAGATCATCCGCGGCCGCCTCGACGAGCTGGCGGCCAACATGCGCACCACGCTGGCCGCGATGGAGGAGGCGCTGCGCCGCTCAGGAGGCCTCGCTGGCCGACTGTGA
- a CDS encoding MerR family transcriptional regulator → MAERTGLSVHALRFYEREGLLADPVRRESNGRRVYTEDDVDWLNMCIKFRSSGMPLDTIRRYTDLVRQGPGNEADRLALLRSHQDAVKAQIEELNECLNVITWKVDVYQEHVDAGTADGLWVNPSSQSASEAS, encoded by the coding sequence GTGGCGGAGCGGACAGGGTTGAGTGTCCACGCGCTGCGGTTCTACGAGCGTGAGGGGCTGCTCGCGGATCCGGTACGGCGGGAGTCGAACGGGCGGCGCGTCTACACCGAGGACGACGTCGACTGGCTGAACATGTGCATCAAGTTCCGCTCGTCCGGGATGCCGCTCGACACGATCCGCCGCTACACGGACCTGGTCCGGCAGGGCCCCGGCAACGAGGCGGACCGGCTGGCCCTGCTCCGCAGCCACCAGGACGCCGTGAAGGCACAGATCGAGGAACTCAACGAGTGCCTGAATGTGATCACCTGGAAGGTCGACGTCTACCAGGAGCACGTGGACGCCGGCACCGCCGACGGCCTGTGGGTGAACCCGTCCTCACAGTCGGCCAGCGAGGCCTCCTGA
- a CDS encoding aminotransferase class V-fold PLP-dependent enzyme → MEISELWDPAPGWLNTASYGLPPRPAWEALQAALADWRVGATSWEPWDESTVRARESFARLVGADAVDVFVGSTVSAALAPVATALPDGARVLTDDVEFTSNVFPWQVHADRGVEVVAVPSDELVAAITPGVDVVAVSAVQSSTGAVLDLPAVVAASKQIDALLVIDATQAVGWYPISVDGVDALIVHSYKWLMSPRGATFGYLSPRLQERCRPSAAGWYAARDVHGSYYGPVMELDPGARRFDQSPAWFSFVGAAPALELVEEIGVETINRHNLALANEFRDGLGLPPSNSAIVSTSLPGAQEAFAAAGMRAAVRDGKLRASFHIYTTRSDVQQALSALKPLI, encoded by the coding sequence GTGGAGATTTCGGAGCTTTGGGACCCTGCGCCGGGGTGGTTGAACACTGCGTCGTACGGGCTGCCGCCGCGGCCGGCATGGGAGGCGTTGCAGGCGGCGCTCGCGGACTGGAGGGTCGGCGCGACGAGCTGGGAGCCGTGGGACGAGTCGACCGTGCGGGCGCGGGAGTCGTTCGCGCGGCTGGTCGGCGCGGATGCAGTGGATGTGTTCGTCGGCAGCACGGTGTCCGCGGCGCTGGCGCCGGTCGCGACCGCGTTGCCGGACGGCGCGAGGGTCCTGACGGACGACGTGGAGTTCACGTCGAACGTCTTCCCGTGGCAGGTGCACGCGGACCGTGGCGTCGAGGTTGTCGCCGTACCGTCGGACGAGTTGGTCGCGGCGATCACGCCTGGGGTCGACGTGGTCGCGGTGAGTGCGGTCCAGTCGTCGACCGGCGCTGTACTCGACCTTCCCGCGGTAGTTGCCGCGAGCAAGCAGATTGACGCGCTTTTGGTGATCGACGCGACGCAGGCGGTGGGGTGGTATCCGATCAGCGTGGACGGTGTCGACGCGTTGATCGTCCACAGTTACAAGTGGTTGATGTCGCCCCGCGGCGCGACGTTCGGGTACCTGTCGCCGCGGCTGCAGGAGCGCTGCCGCCCATCCGCCGCCGGCTGGTACGCCGCGCGGGACGTGCACGGGTCGTACTACGGACCGGTGATGGAGCTCGACCCGGGTGCGCGGAGGTTCGACCAGTCGCCGGCGTGGTTCAGCTTCGTCGGCGCGGCGCCCGCGCTCGAGCTGGTCGAGGAAATCGGTGTCGAGACGATCAACCGGCACAACCTCGCGCTGGCGAACGAGTTCCGCGACGGGCTGGGCCTCCCGCCGTCGAACAGCGCGATCGTCAGCACGAGTCTGCCCGGCGCGCAGGAGGCGTTCGCCGCGGCCGGGATGCGGGCCGCGGTACGGGACGGCAAGCTGCGCGCGTCGTTCCACATCTACACGACCCGTTCCGACGTACAGCAAGCGTTGTCTGCTCTGAAGCCATTGATCTAG